TTGCTTGCAGTTCGCAGCGGATTGATAACATTCTATGCTTTGAGCATCATAACTACAATCTGGTTAGTGAAAGTAAAAAGTTACCGGATTGCAGTGAAGTTGAGTCTATGCTTGTGCTTACTACCTATCCTAAGTTTCATATGTTTTCCAACCTTCCGTAATAGGTTCCATAACACTCGCGAAGATATAGGTCAGGTGGATCAGATACGTTCTGCTGATAATTACTCGTTAACTGGACGGGTATATTCGTATAAAGTAGCTATGCGTGTAGTGAAAGAGAACTTGTGGGTAGGAGTGGGAAACGTAGACATGCAACAAGAGCTAGCGAGACAGTACAAAGAAACATTCCCTACTATAAAGACAACATCTTATATAAAACCTCACAATCAGTTTATCTATTCTCTAGTAGCCTTTGGCGTAGTAGGAGTGTTGTTCTTCGTGGCTTGCTTCTATTATCCACTAATTTGGTCATGGCCACAGCATACTCCTCTGCTCATAGCTCATTATTGCATTATCACATTGTCGTTCCTGGCTGAGTATACATTAGAAACCCAAATAGGACTTACATTCTCGCTTATGTTCTTATTACTCGCTTTAGCTGGTTTAACTAGCAAAAGTGATCAAGACGGTCTTTGGACACCAGTTTAAAGGTGTTAAGCTATGTAGATAGCGTTTACAGATCTGGCATCGGTACTATCAGGCTGAACTACCTGGTTTATAACTTCTAAGCTAGGAATGAGTAAGAGAAGTAGGCTATAAAAAATATTTAAAACTAGGCTGGGAAAACACTTAACTATTCCCTAGCTTTGCACTCCCATTACGAAAACGCTATTTGGGCGTTTTCTCTGTGTCTTTCAATAAAATATCAAACGAATGCCTGGCATCATCGGTAAAAAAATCGGTATGACAAGCCTCTTCACTCCGGACGGGAAGAATATTCCTTGCACGCTTATTGAAGCGGGTCCGTGCGTAGTGACGCAGGTGAAAACGCTAGAGAACGACGGGTATACCGCTGTTCAACTCGGCTACGGCGAGAAAAAAGCGAAAAATACCACTAAAGCATTAGTCGGTCACTTCACGAAGGCTGGTACCACTCCTAAGAAGAAGCTCGTTGAGTTTCGTACAGAGTCAGTAGGTAACTATACAGCTGGTAGCGAAATCAAAGCAGACCTCTTCGAAGAAGGCGAGTTTGTTGATGTAGTAGGTACTTCAAAAGGCAAAGGCTTTCAAGGTGTAGTTAAGCGCTACAACTTTGCTGGGGTAGGTGGTCAAACACACGGCCAGCACAACCGTCTTCGTCACCCTGGTTCAATTGGTGCGTGTTCTTGGCCCTCACGTGTGTTTAAAGGTATGCGTATGGGTGGCCGCATGGGTGGCGATCGGGTAAAAGTGCAAAACTTAAAAGTGATGCGCGTAGTAGCTGACAAGAATCTAATCTTAGTTAGCGGCTCTATTCCTGGTGCTAAAAACTCTTACGTAGTCCTGGAAAAATAACGCGAGATGGAACTGTCAGTATACAACATTAAGGGGGAGGACACCGGCCGTAAGGTAACGCTGTCAGACGCTATATTTGGCGTTGAGCCCAATGAGCATGTGATGTACCTCGACGTAAAGCAATACCTAGCTAACCAGCGCCAAGGAACGCACAAGTCGAAGCAACGCAACGAAGTACATGGTACGACGAAGAAGCTCAAGAAACAAAAAGGCACTGGTGGTGCTCGTGCTGGTAGCATGAAGTCACCCGTATTCGTAGGTGGTGGCCGGGTATTTGGACCTCAACCTCGCGATTATAGCTTCAAGCTTAATAAGAAGACAAAGCGCCTTGCTCGTCTTTCCGCATTAAGCACTTTGGCTAATGAAGGTAAGGTTGCATTAGTAGAGACTATCACTCTTGATGCTCCAAAAACTAAAGAGTTTGCCTCCATTCTAGCTAGCTTGAAACTAAATAACGGCAAAAAGACTTTGCTCGTGACTGGTGAAGCTAACAAGAATGTTGTGCTATCTGCTCGCAATATCCAGCGCATAAAGGTTGCTACACCAGTAGCACTGAACACGCACGATCTACTTAACACAGATACGCTGCTGTTGTCAGAAGATGGGTTGAAGTCGTTGGAACAACTTTATACTACTGCTGAGTAATGAGCACGTTAAGGAAACCA
This Hymenobacter sp. GOD-10R DNA region includes the following protein-coding sequences:
- the rplD gene encoding 50S ribosomal protein L4; its protein translation is MELSVYNIKGEDTGRKVTLSDAIFGVEPNEHVMYLDVKQYLANQRQGTHKSKQRNEVHGTTKKLKKQKGTGGARAGSMKSPVFVGGGRVFGPQPRDYSFKLNKKTKRLARLSALSTLANEGKVALVETITLDAPKTKEFASILASLKLNNGKKTLLVTGEANKNVVLSARNIQRIKVATPVALNTHDLLNTDTLLLSEDGLKSLEQLYTTAE
- the rplC gene encoding 50S ribosomal protein L3; translated protein: MPGIIGKKIGMTSLFTPDGKNIPCTLIEAGPCVVTQVKTLENDGYTAVQLGYGEKKAKNTTKALVGHFTKAGTTPKKKLVEFRTESVGNYTAGSEIKADLFEEGEFVDVVGTSKGKGFQGVVKRYNFAGVGGQTHGQHNRLRHPGSIGACSWPSRVFKGMRMGGRMGGDRVKVQNLKVMRVVADKNLILVSGSIPGAKNSYVVLEK
- a CDS encoding O-antigen ligase family protein, with product MLVHKAWSSSWSRWLIIAGTVFLAFYQHLLAVRSGLITFYALSIITTIWLVKVKSYRIAVKLSLCLCLLPILSFICFPTFRNRFHNTREDIGQVDQIRSADNYSLTGRVYSYKVAMRVVKENLWVGVGNVDMQQELARQYKETFPTIKTTSYIKPHNQFIYSLVAFGVVGVLFFVACFYYPLIWSWPQHTPLLIAHYCIITLSFLAEYTLETQIGLTFSLMFLLLALAGLTSKSDQDGLWTPV